In Notolabrus celidotus isolate fNotCel1 chromosome 22, fNotCel1.pri, whole genome shotgun sequence, one genomic interval encodes:
- the LOC117805807 gene encoding uncharacterized protein LOC117805807 → MADIAPVRLLVILSEDNSVRVQLRNGIPNSTEELIDEVMNACGLGGYIRLQYRDTDFGNIFVNLTSTSVIKDLSVIKVIQLDPDNTTVVLYPVDNLTSGTPSPGMNSEDSFSGSAHTDDTELLSHSPDSLRTQQWPQVFPIPLFSFDTECQLQIADAEYARSQSRLTPGSRMLSDILEKLAEKVYEYKAYPTDADFSDVAVALTSKHPCLREPGSFNESYGWKQRLKVKMANYRTLLKAHGTSPEVAVNSLKSKSKEEAYPAKNVKRPRRAEVNHFPSLPFGETEESLEQERISLLAELKKRNNRQTIKEKMAKTFGYRRQEIVHQKPGIEDILERWPALFQMEEINAEFMRITTVPLETKLFAQLDKISAKLLEVIRRKGGAVRQKTSRILQLLDETLDINTRRECILTSLMIYLGERVEHLIKESQDETEELRQTAMAILTTGKEDPLHPPKDIKIIIEGTEVLNGLPSVAEAFTMIFGLIYTLNLKYPKKLESTFEFVQKVLMDLDRKKMSPKVNKLCNQLYSSE, encoded by the exons ATGGCAGATATTGCTCCAGTCCGATTGCTGGTCATCTTGAGCGAAGACAACAGTGTCAGAGTGCAACTACGCAATGGGATTCCCAACTCAACAGAAGAGCTCATTGACGAGGTCATGAACGCATGTGGATTAGGAGGGTACATTAGGCTGCAGTACAGGGACACTGACTTTGGGAACATCTTTGTAAATCTGACCTCTACAAGTGTCATTAAGGATCTGTCAGTTATCAAGGTTATCCAGTTAGATCCCGATAACACAACTGTTGTCTTGTATCCAGTTGACAACTTAACAAGTGGCACCCCATCACCTGGGATGAACAGTGAAGACTCCTTCTCAgggtctgcacacacagatgacACGGAACTGCTGAGCCATTCCCCAGACTCATTAAGGACACAGCAGTGGCCACAAGTTTTTCCCATCCCACTTTTCTCTTTTGACACTGAATGTCAACTACAGATAGCAGATGCAGAGTATGCAAGAAGCCAATCCAGACTGACACCCGGCTCAAGAATGCTATCAGACATACTGGAGAAACTGGCTGAAAAGGTCTACGAATACAAAGCATACCCTACAGATGCAGACTTTAGCGATGTTGCTGTTGCACTGACAAGTAAGCACCCGTGTCTGAGAGAACCAGGGTCTTTCAATGAGAGCTATGGATGGAAACAAAGGCTTAAGGTGAAAATGGCCAATTACCGAACTCTACTTAAAGCACACGGCACATCTCCAGAGGTCGCTGTTAATTCTTTGAAGTCCAAGTCTAAAGAGGAGGCCTATCCAGCAAAGAATGTAAAGAGACCTAGACGAGCGGAGGTCAACCATTTTCCATCCTTGCCATTTGGCGAGACTGAAGAAAGCCTGGAACAAGAGAGGATTTCCCTCTTGGCAGAACTTAAGAAACGAAACAACCGACAAACAATTAAAGAGAAGATGGCAAAGACTTTTGGATACCGAAGACAAGAAATAGTGCATCAGAAGCCTGGCATTGAAGACATCTTGGAGAGATGGCCTGCACTTTTTCAGATGGAAGAG atcaATGCTGAGTTCATGAGAATAACAACAGTCCCCTTGGAGACCAAGTTATTTGCACAGTTAGATAAAATCTCCGCCAAACTGTTGGAGGTCATCAGGAGAAAGGGGGGAGCCGTAAGACAGAAGACGTCCAGGATCTTGCAGCTTTTAGATGAG ACTTTGGACATCAACACTAGAAGAGAGTGCATCCTCACATCTCTGATGATCTACCTGGGGGAACGTGTTGAGCACCTGATCAAAGAATCCCAG gaTGAGACTGAAGAACTGAGGCAGACAGCCATGGCAATCTTGACCACAGGAAAGGAGGATCCTCTCCACCCACCCAAAGACATCAAGATCATCATCGAAGGAACAGAGGTTCTCAATGGTTTGCCTTCAGTTGCAGAAGCTTTTACCATGATCTTTGGGCTCATATACACACTCAATCTGAAGTATCCAAAGAAATTGGAATCCACCTTTGAGTTTGTGCAAAAAGTCTTGATGGATCTTGATCGGAAAAAGATGAGCCCGAAAGTTAACAAACTCTGCAACCAGCTGTACAGCTCAGAGTAG